One part of the Cherax quadricarinatus isolate ZL_2023a unplaced genomic scaffold, ASM3850222v1 Contig37, whole genome shotgun sequence genome encodes these proteins:
- the RpS24 gene encoding small ribosomal subunit protein eS24, whose translation MGKESETTATVRTRKFLTNRLLNRKQMVVDVLHPDRATVPKSEIKEKLAKMYKTTGDVVFCFGFRTAFGGGKSTGFALIYDTLDYAKKIEPKYRLVRQGLLEVKKTARKQRKERKNRMKKARGTAKAKLAAATKK comes from the exons ATGGGGAAGGAG tcAGAGACGACCGCCACCGTCAGGACCAGGAAGTTCCTGACCAACCGGCTCCTTAACAGGAAACAAATG GTCGTGGATGTACTGCACCCTGATCGGGCTACCGTACCCAAGTCTGAAATTAAAGAAAAACTTGCTAAG ATGTACAAAACTACTGGTGATGTTGTTTTCTGCTTTGGCTTCAGAACAGCCTTTGGTGGAGGCAAGAGCACAGGTTTTGCCCTCATATATGATACCCTTGATTATGCCAAGAAGATCGAGCCTAAATATCGCCTCGTAAGA CAAGGATTGTTAGAAGTTAAGAAAACTGCTCGTAAGCAGAGGAAGGAACGCAAGAACAGAATGAAGAAGGCGCGTGGTACGGCAAAGGCTAAGTTGGCTGCTGCTACTAAAAAG TAA